The region GACTTTCGTTTGAATGATATTGATTGTTAAAGGTTTAATTTTGTTAGCTAAAAACGATTCTCTCCTCTACAGCTGGACATCCGACAGTGTTTTCAATAAGAATGCACCATGGAGGTGAGTTTACAAGCTTTCCTGGAAGGAAGTATATTCATGGGAAGCAAACATTTGTTGATTTACTGGACATTGATACCTTTTCCGTTCATGACATTGATGAGATGATGGAAGACCTAGGGTATGCTTCAATAGGTAAACCACTTTACTATCACTTTCAAAGGCCTTTAGACGATTTAGATTTTGGGTTATTCGCTTTAGCTAGTGATGAAGATGTTTGTTATTTGGGGAGTTTTGTGGCTAAGCATAAGTTAATTGAGGTATATATAGAGCATGACAAAAATACTTTGCACACCTATTTAATGTCCCCAACCCACAGTAAAGTTCGTATAACGGAGATTATTGAACCTCCATCTTGTTCAAAGAGACTATTCCTGGAGTGGCATAACACACCTGCTGTTGACTTGGAGGATGACATGGATCACATGGAGAAAGAATCGGGTAATGATCCTACACCCACTGGTCATATGGAGAAGGATTTGGGTAATGATGCTACTCTCACTGATCATATGGAGAATGATTTGGGTAATGATGCTACTCTCACTGATCATATGGAGAATGACTTGGTTAATGATGCTAATGAATTTGGTAAGTTTGGTGAGTTAGAGAGTGACAATGATGAAAGTGATGATAGTGATTTTttttgtggacattgacaatataTTGGATGATATTAATGTGGATATGCAAGACTTTGAAATGAATATCGACAAAGATGTGGAATGGGTTGGAGGGTCGTCTAACACTGTGGTTGATGAAGGCACACAGGATGAAGCTTTAGAGGTGATTAACACTGACTTTTTAGCATCTGATTCATCATCAGATGAGGGGATTAATGGTCAAAGAAAGAAGTCAATAAGAGCAATTCAAAGGGCACATGAGAATGATGAAGCACTTGTTAGTGAACCCGtctatatttttcaaaaatttggtTCAGCAAAGGAGTTTAAGGATAAGGTAAAACTCCATGCCATAGAGACTAGAAGGGAGCTAGCCCTTGAAAAAAATGACAAGAATAGAGTGAGATGGGTTTGTAAGGGAACAATACCAAAGCTTGGGCCTAATGTAGAAGTCAACGATGAAGAAGAAATATGTCCTTGGGTCTTATTAGCTAGTAAATGGAAAAAGATGTCAACTGGACAGTTAAAACGTACAACAAAGTCCATAAATGTCTTCAAACTAGAACAGTAAAAGCATGTACATATAAATTCCTCTCTTCTAACATTGTTGAACAGGTTGAAAGTAACCCTACTATTCCAATTAGGGCTTTGCAAGAACAGCTACAACGGAGATTTAAGGTAGATCTTTCTAGGATGAAAACATTTAGGGCAAAATTTGAGGCTCTAAACCTTGTGCAAGGAGATTTCGTTACTCAGTATAGTTTACTCAGAGATTACATTGTTGAGTTGCAAACTCGTAACCCAGATACGACTGTTAGGGTTGATGTTTAAAGTGAAGGAAATCCACACAGTGAAACGAGGACATTCAGACGCATTTACATATGCTTAGGAGCTTTAAAGAAAGGCTTCGCAGCTGGAAAGAGGGATTTTCTTGGCTTTGATGATGCTTTCATGAAGGGTCCATTTCCAGGACAAATTCTTTCAGCCGTGGTAAGTTTTAGTTATTGTTCTTTTACTTATtgttatacataaaaataagtaaaaatcTATTCATGATTGTTATTTATCATAAAATGCAGGGACTAGATGGTAATAATGGCACATATCCATTGGCATATGCGGTGGTTGAAACAGAGAACATCAATTCATGGACTTGGTTTTTGAGTTGTCTTGGGGAGGATCTTGGCTTGAATACTAATTCTAATTTCACTTTTATAACAGACAGACAAAAGGTACTAAAATCATAGattttttactttatttctaAATTGTTTACTAACAAAATATATGTATGATTGTTAGGGTATTCTAAATGCAATTGCAACCTTGTTTCCTTGTGCTGAAAATCGTTAATGTGTTCGTCACATTCGGGATAACATGAGGAAGCAATGGAGGAGTAAACCTTTCGAAGACCTCTTATGGACATGTGCAACTGCAACACATGTACAACAGTTTAACAAAGGCATGGAAGAGCTAAAGAAATTAAACAAGGATTGTTATGAGTGGCTTAAGAAGATACCACCTTAGCACTGGTCTAGGTCCCATTTCACTGGTATAACATTTCACTCTAATAACATTCTTTATGTTTTCCTGGTTTGTGTAGTTTTTTAGAATTGACTTTAAGTGATGTGATTGGACAGGGAGAGCACATTCTGATGTGATTCTTAATAACTTGTGTGAAACATTCAATGGAAAACTAAATGAGGGTTGTGATAAACCAATCATTACTTGCCTAGAGTTCATTAGGGAATATCTAATGAAGAAGATTATGAATGTAGAAAAGGCCATTGGGAAATGTACTAGTCCTTTGACACCTACAACTATGCAGACTTtggaaaatatataaaaaaaggcAGAAGATTATAGATCTGTATTTTGTGGAAATGGTAAGTATCAGATAAGTGGACCTTGGATGGACTAATGCGCGGTGGATGTGGTTCAGCAAACATGCTCCTGCAGGAAATGGGAACTCATTGGGATGCCATGCAAACATGCTGTTGCTACTATATGGGAGATGAGGAAGAATAGTAAGGATGTTGGAATACTAGAAACTTGGGTGCATGAGGTATATTGGCTAAAAACTTGGAAACAGATGTACTCATTCAAAATTGAGCCCATTAATGGGAGAAGCATGTGGGAAAATTCTGTGTGTCCAACAACTTTGGTTCCTCCTAAACATCGTGTCAAAATAGGTAGAGCAAAGAAGAAACGCAGAAAATCAGCTTATAAAATTGATGACATGGTGAAGGGTAATAGTGCATCAAGAATCCTTCAGTCAATTACTTGTTCAAAGTGCAACAACATTGGTCATAATGTAAGGAGTTGTAAGGGACAAAAAGTTAGTACTCCTAGTGCTCCTAGTGGTTCTGGTGGTTCTGGTAAGGGAAAAGGAAAAGCTGGTTGAGGGAAAGGGACTTGATCCATTAGTGAAAGTTTGTTTTGTTGGTTAATCAGTTCTTTTGGTTAAACTGTGTCTTTTTGGTAAAATTGTGTCCTTATGGTTAATACTTTTGGGTAAATTATGTTTCTTTTGGTTAACCATTTTGTTGATGTATGAAACTATGTTATGGAAAGTATGGAAACTAAATTACCCTTTATTAAATCCCACTTGTGCTATTGGTTGTTTATGTCGATTGTTAGCATATGTTATTGGTTGTTTTTGTCAAATGTTAGTGTTTACTTTTCCAAATAAGTTCCAGAAACACTTGATGAAAATACATGGATCATAGAAGTCAAAATAAGCACCAAAAACACTTAACCAAAATATTATCAAATTcacaaacacttaatcaaaatacATTCCAGAAACACTTCAAAACACTTCAAATTCACATACAACAACCACCTAGATGGATCATAGAAGTCAAAATAAGTTCAAAAAAGACAAACATCCTACATAGCATACTAGTTGGATCTTCTTAAGCACTACAACTTGTAAATAATGATTCCTATGAACACCCAACTTAAAATAATGATTATCTTCAGCAGCCGATTCTCAGCTTCAA is a window of Lactuca sativa cultivar Salinas chromosome 1, Lsat_Salinas_v11, whole genome shotgun sequence DNA encoding:
- the LOC128127471 gene encoding uncharacterized protein LOC128127471 gives rise to the protein MPCKHAVATIWEMRKNSKDVGILETWVHEVYWLKTWKQMYSFKIEPINGRSMWENSVCPTTLVPPKHRVKIGRAKKKRRKSAYKIDDMVKGNSASRILQSITCSKCNNIGHNVRSCKGQKVSTPSAPSGSGGSGKGKGKAG